The genomic DNA AGCCGGTCAGGATGAACAAGCCCGATGCAAGCGCCAGTCCCTTCAGGTACAGCAGCGGTTCGAGCTGGGTGTAGCCCTTGATCAGCTGGTAACCCATGCACCAGAGTGCGGCGGCGAGCATGAACACGGCGACCACCGCGACCAGGGCGCTGGCCTTCGCCGCGAGCGGTACCCAGTTCGGCACCGGAAAGGCGTCGATGACGCCGTCGAGCTTGGCGGAGCGTTCGCGCCAGACCAGTTCGCCGGCGTAGAACATCACCACGACCATCAGGATCCACGTATAGGACTCCTGGATCGACGTCAGCATCGTCGCCGTGACCGGATACAGCGGCGTGTCGTACATCGGTCCGGGTGCGCTCAGTGAACCGACGAGGTTCAGCAGCCCGAACGCGACCATGATCAGGAACGGCACCGAGAACAGCACGTGCAGGGTGTCGAAGCGCGTCTGCTTGAGGTACTGGCGGAACGCGCTGGCATCGCGCGGCGGCGTCGCTGCAACACCGCGAATCGGCGATGCCGGTGCAACCGACTCGCGTATCGCAGCCTTCTTCGCCCGCTGGAACCACGGCTTGGCGGCGCTGGTGCCGGCGCGCTGTGCACGGAACAGGCGCAGGGTCACGATGATCAGCAGCAGCGCGATGGCGAGCCACAGCGCGCGATTGGCGAGGATGTAATTGCCGAGTTCGGGCAGCAGGGTGTTGCGATCTTCCGCGGTCCAGTACTGCGTGGTCCGGCTCAGCGCACGGCCGCCGAACGGATCGGCCAGCGCGCCAATCCACTGATTGTCGAGGTCGCGCGTATACGAACCCGCGACGCCCCACATCACCAGGAAGGCCATGATCGCGAGATAGACGCCAAGCATCGACCGCATCAGCGCCGCGAACAGCAGGATCAGGGCGCTGCTGAACACCAGGTTCGGAATCACGAACACCGCGAGACCATAGAGATAAGGCAGGAGCGAGAACGGGCCGAGACGCGCCGGGTCGATCCATGGCATCGCGGCGCCGACCAGCATGGCCAGCGCGATGCCGAGATAGATCGCGAGCGCCGCGATGATGCCGGCGGTATAGCGGCCGAGCAGGTAGGAGCGTGCGCCGATCGGCTTCGAGAAGAACAGCTCCGAGGTACCCATTTCAAAGTCGCGCAGCAAGGTGCCGCCGACGAACGCGCCGGAAATGAACAGGCCGAGGATCGTAAAGATATTCAGCCATTGCACGACCACGAACGGCGCGTTGCGATGCACGTTGCCGATCGAGCCGCCGATCTGCACCGAGTCGGACGTGGTCGCGCCGAAGGCCAGGAAAGCGAACGCGGCGATACCGATCCACAGCAGCGGCTGACGCAACTGGTAGCGCAGGTCGAACTTCAGGAACTCAGTGAACATGGGTCGTCCTCAGGCCGCGAGCGACGCGCGGTGGCGCGTCAACTGGCCGAAGTACACGTCTTCCAGCCCCGCGGCGACCTGTTCGAAGCCCGGCTCCGGCTGCGTGTCCGACAGCACGTGCACCACCGGGCGACCGCCGACCAGGCGCGTCGACAACACCGTGAGGCGCAGTTGCACATCGGGCAACTCGTCCTTGCTCACCACCTTCTTCCATACCCGGCCATCGAGCGAGCGGATCGCCTCCAGCGGCTCCCCGGTCAGCAGCACCTGGCCCTGATTGATGATGGCCATGCGCGGACACAGGTCGGTCACGTCCTCGACGATGTGGGTCGACAGGATCACCACCACGTTCTCGCCGATTTCGGCCAGCAGGTTGAGGAAGCGGTTGCGCTCCTCGGGATCGAGGCCTGCGGTCGGTTCATCGACGATCACCAGGCGCGGCGATCCGATCAGCGCCTGGGCGATGCCGAAGCGCTGGCGCATGCCGCCGGAAAAGCCGCCGAGCTTCTGCTTGCGCACGTTCCACAGGTTCACCTGTTGCAGCAGCGAGGCCACGACATCCTTGCGTTCGCGACCATTCGTGTAGCCCTTCAAGGCGGCGAAATGGTCGAGCAGGTCTTCGGCCGACACTTTCGGATAGACGCCGAAATCCTGCGGCAGGTAACCGAGCACCCGGCGCACCGCATCCTTGTCGCGCAGCACGTCGATCTCGTCGAGCTTCGCCTCGCCGCTGTCCGCTTCCTGCAGCGTTGCCAACGTGCGCATCAGGCTCGATTTGCCGGCCCCGTTCGGGCCGAGCAGGCCGAACATGCCCTTGGGAATGTCGAGCGTGACCGATTTCAGCGCCTGAACGCCATTCGGATAGGTCTTCGAGAGGTTTCGAATCGTGAGCATGGCGGCGAGTCCGGAATGGGGTGGGTTGAAGTCGACTCCTGATCATTCCCGGTCCGACTGAAACCGGCATCTGCCCAAGGTCACGAAGCGTTACAAGGGAACGGCGCGCCTCAGCGCGCAAATTCCCGTGCCAGCAGGCCGTAATAGACGACGTCCTGGATCTCGCCGTTGTAGATGTAGCGCTCGCGCAGCACGCCTTCGCGCTGGAAGCCGGCCTTCTCGATGACCTGGATCGAGGCGTGGTTGCGCGGGTCGATGTCGGCCTCGATGCGGCGCAGACCCAGATGCTCGAAGCCGAATTGGCAGGTCCGGCGCACCGCTTCGGCGGCGTAGCCATTGCCCCAGTGCGCCGAGCCGAGCGCGTAGCCGATCTCGCCGGTGCGGTGCGGGCCATCGAGCCGGAACAGCGAGGTCGTGCCGATCAGTCGGTCATTGCCGCGGCGCGTGATCGCCCATTTGAATCCGGTGCGTTCGGTGAACTGCTGTTCGATCGCGGCCAGATACGCTCGCGCTTCGGCGAGATCGCGCATCGGCGGCGTGCTCCAGTAGCGCATCACGTCCGGATCGGCGAACACGGCGTAGAGGTCGGGCAGGTCATCCTCGCGGATCGGCCGCAGGTGCAGGCGCTCGGAGTCGAGCGAGGGCAGCGTGGCGAGGTCGGCGAGCAGCTTCGGCGATGCGGTGTCGGTCATGACTTTTTTCTCGATATTTGACCGACCAGTGTAGCGACCTTGGCGCCATCGTCACGATTTGTGGCTAGCATCGTCCTCCCCCAACGAGGAGTGACGCCGATGAAAGTGCTCTATACCGCCCACGCCACGGCCGATGGTGGCCGCGATGGCGCCGTGAAGTCGTCCGACGGCATGATCGACGTGAAACTCAACAAGCCGAAGGCGCTGGGCGGCAGCGAGGCGCCGGGCACGACCAATCCCGAGCAGTTGTTCGCCAGCGGCTATTCCGCGTGTTTCGCCGGTGCGGTGGCGTTCGTCGCGGCCCAGAAGAAGGTTGCGCTGAACGGCATCTTCGTTACCGCCCATGTCGACATCGGTTTGCTCGAAGCCGGCGGCCTCGGCCTGGGTGCCCAACTCGACGTGCGCCTTCCGGGCATCGACGCCGCGGTTGCGCAGGAGTTGATCGAGGCCGCGCATCAGGTCTGTCCGTATTCGAAGGCCACCCGCAACAACATCGACGTGAAGCTCAGCGTCGTCGACTGAGGTTTTCGGCGAGTCAAACGCCTGTGGCTTCCCGTTGCACCGGGAAGCCGCAACAATGTCGGCCTGTCTTGCCCCACTCTGGGGCAGCGCCTGGATGGAGGAGTCATGGCCGATCTGAAGGAAGCCCGCGTCCCGGATCTCGGGGGCAGCAGCGAGGTGCCGGTCATCGAGTTGCTGGTCAAGGTCGGCGACACGGTGAAGAAGGACCAGGGTCTGGTCACGCTCGAATCCGACAAGGCGACGATGGAAGTGCCCTCGGCCTTCGCCGGCGTCGTGCGCGAAATCAAGGTCAAGCTCGGCGACGCACTGTCCGAAGGTTCGCTGGTGGCGATCATCGAAGCCGATGCTGCGCCTGTAGGAGCGAGCCCCGGCTCGCGACCGACGCCGGCAGCGCCCGCGCCGTTGCCCGCACCGGCACCGGCACCGGCACCGGCACCGGCCACAACGGGTCGCGAGCCGGGGCTCGCTCCTACACCGGTGGCTGCGGCCCATAGCCACGACGCCACGCAACTGGCCGGCAATGCCTTGCCCTACGCCTCGCCGTCGGTGCGTCTGTTCGCGCGCGAACTCGGGGTCGATCTGACGAAGCTGACGGGCAGCGCACGCGGCGGGCGAATCAGCAAGGAAGATGTGCAGAACTACGTCAAGGCGGCGCTGGCAAAACCGGCTGCAGCGGCTGCGAGTGGCGGCGGTCTTGGCCTGAATCTGCTGCCGTGGCCGAATGTCGATTTCAGCAAGTTCGGTGCGATCGAGACGAAGCCGCTGGCGCGCATCAAGAAGATTTCCGGCGCGAACCTCGCGCGCAACTGGGCGATGATTCCGCACGTCACCCAGTTCGACGACGCCGACATCACCGAACTCGAAGCCTTCCGCGTCCAGCTCAACAAGGAAAACGAGAAGGCGGGGCTGAAGCTCACCATGCTCGCCTTCCTGATGAAGGCCGCGGTCGCCGGCCTGAAGAAATTTCCGGACTTCAATGCCTCGCTCGATGCGAGCGGCGAGCACCTGACGCTCAAGCAGTATTTCCACGTCGGCTTCGCCGCCGATACGCCGAATGGCCTGGTCGTGCCGGTGATCCGCGATGTCGACCAGAAGGGCGTGTTCGCGCTCGCGAAGGAAACCTCCGAACTCGCCGCGAAGGCGCGCGAAGGCAAGCTCGCCCCTGCGGACATGCAGGGCGGCTGCTTCTCGATCAGCTCGCTCGGCGGCATCGGCGGCACGGCCTTCACGCCGATCATCAATGCCCCGGAAGTCGCCATCCTCGGCGTCTCCAAGTCGTCGCTGAAGCCGGTCTGGAACGGCAGCAGCTTCGAGCCGCGCCTGATGCTGCCGCTGTCGCTCTCGTATGACCACCGCGTCATCGACGGCGCCGCCGCCGCGCGCTTTACCGCATTCCTTGCGCAACTGCTCGCCGATTTCCGGCGGGCGATGCTCTGAGTCGGAGACACTGCGATGGCGAACACGATCGAAGTGAAAGTCCCCGACCTTGGCGGCAGCAGCGAGGTGCCGGTGATCGAGGTGCTGGTCAAGGTTGGCGACGCGATCAAGAAGGACCAGGGTCTGGTCACGCTGGAATCGGACAAGGCGACGATGGAAGTGCCGTCGAGCGCGGCCGGCGTCGTGCGCGAGTTGCGCGTGAAGCTCGGCGACAAGTTGAGCGAGGGCATGCTGGTGGCGGTGTTGGAATCGGCCGACACCGCCCCTGTAGGAGCGCCCTTGGGCGCGACCGTCAGCCCGACGCCGACCTCGACATCCGCGAATCCCGCGACGGCGCCACAGGTCGTCGCGGCACCTGTCGCGCCCAAGGGCGCTCCTACACAGAGCATCGCGGCTTCCGCCGCTCCCACCGGCCGCAAGGCCGATCTCGAGTGCCAGATCGTCGTGATTGGCGCAGGGCCGGGGGGATACAGCGCGGCGTTCCGCGCGGCGGACCTCGACCAGAACGTGGTGCTGATCGAGCGTTATGCCGAACTCGGTGGCGTCTGCCTCAACGTCGGCTGCATCCCGTCGAAGGCGCTGCTGCACGCCGCGAAGGTGATCGACGAAGCCAGTCATGCGTCGGACTACGGCATCTCGTTCGGAGCGCCGAAGATCGAGCTCGACAAGCTGCGTGCCTACAAGGAAAAGGTCGTGAAGACCTTGAATGCCGGTCTCGCCGGCATGTCGAAACAGCGCAAGGTCACGCGCGTCACCGGCGTCGCGACCTTCGTTTCGGCGAACGAGGTGGAAGTCGCGACGGCCGACGGCGCCAAGCTCGTGCGTTTCGAGAAGGCGATCATCGCGGCCGGTTCGCAGCCGGTGAAACTGCCTGGCCTGCGTTGGGACGATGCGCGCGTGATGGACTCGACCGATGCCCTGGCGCTCGCCGATATCCCGAAACGCCTGCTCGTCATTGGCGGCGGCATCATCGGTCTGGAAATGGCCTGCGTGTTCGATGCATTGGGCTCGGAAGTCACCGTGGTCGAACTCGCCGATCAATTGATGCCGGGCGCCGACCTCGACCTCGTCAAGCCGCTGCAGACCCGTCTCGCCAAGCGTTACGCCGGCATCCATCTGAAGACCAAGGTCACCGCGCTCGATGCGCAGAAGGACGGCCTGCACGCCACCTTCGAAGGCGAGTCGATGCCGAAGACGACGGTGTTCGATCGCGTGTTGTGTGCGGTCGGGCGCACGCCGAACGGCAAGAAACTCAACGCCGACGCAGCGGGTGTGAACGTCGATGCGCGCGGCTTCATCGCCGTCGACAAGCAGATGCGCACGAATGTGCCGCACATCTTTGCGATCGGTGACATCGTCGGTCAGCCGATGCTGGCGCACAAGGCCACGCACGAAGCGAAAGTCGCTGCGGAGAATGCCAGCGGACACAAGAGCGAATTCGTCGCGCGGGTGATCCCGAGCGTCGCCTACACCGATCCGGAAATCGCCTGGGTCGGACTTACCGAAACCGAAGCGAAGGCCAAGGGCATCGCCTACGGCAAGGGCGTGTTCCCGTGGGCGGCGTCGGGTCGCGCCATCGGCATCGGTCGTACCGAAGGCTTCACCAAGATGCTATACGACGAAACCACGCATCGCGTGATCGGCGTCGGTATCGTCGGTCCGCATGCCGGTGACCTGATCTCCGAAGCCGCACTCGCGATCGAGATGCAGGCCGAGATTGCCGATGTCGGATTGACCATTCACCCACACCCGACGCTCGGCGAAACCATGGGTCTCGCGGCTGAAGTCTGCGAAGGCACGGTGACGGATCTGTACATCCCGAAGAAGCGTTGAATACCGCCCCGGCGGTTGTTGGCCGGGGCGAGCATCCAAGGATTATTCGAAGCCAGTCGCCAGGATCGCGTCGGCTTTCTGGATCAGCAGTTGATCAGCGGTTTGATAGGGACTGGTCGAGACCACGATCGGTGTCAGCGACACGATCTCGTAACCGGCCTGGGCCAGCGCGTTGATCGTGCCGGACAGGTTCGGGCCGCAATCGAACACGGTGTTCTGGTTCGGAGGCGTCGCCGCACCGAGGTCCATCGCCGGTGATCGGCAGATCTCCGCGTGCGCGCCGCCGGTCAGGCCGAGCAGGAGCAGGAGCGAGCTGGCTCTCATGGCTTCTGGATGATGAGCTGATCGGCTTGCGTGGTCTGCGAGGTGGTGACCGGCGTCAGTTGCACGATGCGCCAGCCGTCGGCCGCGAGTTGCGGCAGGGTCTTGTTGCCGGCCTGCGGACAGTTGAACACCGTGCTGTTGCTGGGCGGTGAATTCGCGCCCAGTGCCTGGTTCGGGCCGTAGCAGAGGTCGGCTTGCCCGGCCGATGCGCCGGTGGCGATGAACAGGGTGGACAGGACGAGGCTGTTGCGAGTCATGCGGGAGACTTCCTTGGCTGCGACGATATTGTCGCCCGCAGATGGTCGCACTGTGCCCGCGCCTGCGGCGTCGCATTTCCTGCGCATCGACGTGACCTGAATCGCAGTTCAGCGCGATAACGTCGCGTTAACCACGGGCGTGGTCCCCTGTTCCTCCATGACGCGGTCCCCGGCGTGATGGTCGACTCGGAGACACCGATATGAGCGAGCACATCTATACCTTCGGCGTCGAGGAAGAATTCTTCCTTGCGCACATCGACAGCGGTGCCATTGCGACCCGCGTTCCGACATCGTTCCAGAAGGATGTCGCGCGCCAGCTCGGCGACCGCGCCAGCCATGAGCTGATGCAGTCGCAGATCGAAATGGTGACGCCGGTGTGTGTCGATGGCACGACACTGGCGAGCTCGGTGATCGACAGCCGGCGCGTGGTCGATGCGATCGCGCGCCGGCATGGCCTGGGGCTGGTGTCGGCCGGTACGCATCCGCTGGCGGAATGGCGCGAGCAGAACCTGACGCAGAAGCCGCGCTACCGGCAATTGGTCTCGGACTTCCAGATCATCGGACGGCGCAACCTGCTGTGCGGCTTGCACGTGCATGTGGCGCCGCCGCCGGATCAGGATCGCGTCGACGTGATGAATCGCATTCTCGCGTTCACGCCGATCTTCCTCGCGCTGTCCTGTTCGTCGCCGTTCTGGAACCGCCAGGGCACCGGCCTGATGAGTTATCGCCAGGCTGCCTATGACGAATGGCCGCGCACGGGCATACCCGAATTCTTCAATGGCGAAGCCGACTACAACGCCTTCGTGCACCAGCTGGTGCAGGCCGGCGTGATCGAGAATGCGAGTTTCCTGTGGTGGGCGGCGCGCGTGTCGGCGAAATATCCGACCATCGAACTGCGCATTGCCGATGCCTGCACCGATGTTCGCGACGCGCTCTGCATTGCTCAGCTTTTTCGCTGCCTGGTGCGCGCCGCGGTCAGGCTGCCGGCGCTCGGCCGGGCCCGCGTCTCGACGACGCGCCTGCTGATCGAGGAGAACCGCTGGCAAGCGAAACGACACGGCATCGCGGCGCACTTCATCGACGAAACCGGTGCCGCCGGACGGATGTCGTTCGGTGACCGTCTGGCGCAGTTCTTCGTGCTGATCGAAGAGGATGTCGCGCACTTCGACTGTGCCGATGCGGTGGAACAGGCGCGCCACATCCTTGCGCGTGGTACCAGCGCCGACCTGCAAGTGGCCGAGTTCAAGCGTGCCCGCGACCAGGGCGCGACGCGTGCGGAAGCCTGTCGCGAGGTCGCGCGCTGGCTGGCGGCGCATTCGGTGCCGGCGCATACTTCGGCACCGTTCCGACCGGAACTGTCGCCGCAACCGAGTGCATGAGTGACCGTGTCCCGCTGATCGCCATTTCCCCGCGACTGTTGCACCAGGTGCCGAGCGAACTCGGTTTCCGCGGCAAGAAACTGCAATTCCTTGAACAGTCGGTATCGCACTGGCTGTCGCATGCCGGCGCCATCGTCGCGATGGTGCCGACGATCGAGCGCGGCGGCGAATTGCGCCGTGCCGATCTCGATGTCGACGGCATCGCCGCACGTTTCGACGGGCTGTTCCTGCAAGGCGGTGCCGATCTCGATCCGCGCCTGTACGGCGAGGAGACGCGGCCGTGCACGATGGGTGTCGACGCCGTCCGCGACCGCTTCGAGCTCGATCTGCTGCGCGCCTTCGAACGCGCCGGAAAGCCCGTGCTCGGCATCTGCCGCGGCATGCAACTGATCAACATCGCGTTCGGTGGCAGCCTGCATCAGGATTTGCTGCTCGACGGCGTCACCACCGAATCGCATGTCATCAGCGAACGCTACGACGAACACGGTCACGCGATGACGATCCGCGATGGCGGCCGCTTCGCCGACTGGTACGGCGCCGGCCGCCGCTTCCGGATCAACTCGATCCACCACCAGGCCGCAAAGGTGGTGGCGCCCGGCTTCGTCGTCGAGGCCCAGGCCGACGATGGCGTGATCGAAGCGATCGCGTGCCAGGACCGCGCGCGTTTCGTCGTCGGGGTGCAATGGCACCCGGAATTCCATGATGGTCGCGATCCCCAGTGGATGGACCGCGGCCCACTGATGCAGGCGTTTCTCGCAGCCTGCGCGCGTTGACTGGCCCTCTCTTTCGTCGGGTTCGCAGCCCGGGTGCCGCCGCTATGGTCGCGTCACTTGGACGGGAGCAGGCAGTGAGCGGACGTTGGATGATTGGCGCGTGGGCATGGATGGTGGCGGGCGCAGTCCAGGCCTCATGCTCGGTGTCCAGTACGACCCAGTGGTGTTTCGACCTGGCGCAGTCTCCGGTGGCGTTCGGCGATTCGCCGGTGGCCGACGGATTGTTGGGGACCGCGCTGGCATCGGGCGACTTCGACGGCGATGGCGAACGCGATCTCGCCATGGGCCAACCCGAACCCGGCACGGCCGACGGCGGCAAGGTATTCATCCTGTACGGCAACGGCAGCTATCCGCGCGCGACATCCACGAGTTACGAGCGCGTCGATGGACTGGCTGGCAACGATCGATTCGCCGTGAGCAGCGTCCGCAATGCCGAAACCGGGGCAAGCCTGACGGTCGGCGACCTCAATCGGGATGGCGTCGACGACCTGCTGGTCGGAGCGCCCGGCCACGACGTATCGAGCGATCGTTGTTCCAACCTGGTCGACGAACGATGCCCTGATCTCGGTGGTGTCTTCGTGGTGCTGTCGACGGCCAACGGCGACCCGCGCAGCAAGCAATTCGGAGCGGCGCCCTTTCTGGCCCATCAATGCTTCACCTTTCCCGACGTGGTCCACGACGGACTCGCCTTCGGTGCCGCGATGACGCTTGCGCGCGGCGTCTTGTACGTCGGTGCCCCCGGCGTCGGTCTGAACCTGGACGAGGATGCCGGCTTCGTCTGTGAACTGAGTTCGCCGCGAGCCACCGCGACCACGGTGTCGTTCCAGGAGGAATCCGCGTTCTATCCGAGCTTCCAGACCACGCCGAATCGCCGTGCCCAGGTCGGTGCTGCGTTGGCGGTTGGCCGGTTCGGTCATCCATTCCTCGCGATTGGTGCGCCCTACGCCGACAACGGCGGTTTCAGCGAGGTCGGTATTCCGATCCTGGTGGATGACGGTGGCATCAACCCGGCTCCGACGGGCTTCTATTCGCAGCACATTTCCTGGGCCCCTGCCGGCAGCGGCGATGATGACCATTTCGGTTCGGCGATGGCCTCGGGTGACTTCGACGGTGATGGCGACGAGGACCTGGTGTTTGCGGCACCGGACAAGAATGCCGGCGCTACCGATGCCGGCCGGCTGTATCTGCTGCGCAACGATACCGGCAGCACGCTCAGCAGCCCCTTGTCGATGACCCCGGATGGATTGATCAACCAGGGTGATCTCGCCGGCCAGACCGCAGAGGCGGGTGATCGCTTCGGTGCCGCCATGGCCGCGGGATACGTGAACGCCGATGGTTATGCCGATCTGATCGTCGGTGCGCCGGGTGAAACGGTGTCGGGCAGCGGGCTGAGCAACGAGGGATTCGTCTACGTGCTGTTCGGCAGTGCCGGCGGCCTGACCACCACGGGGTTCAGGAGCTTTCGCGCGCTCGATATCGGCGGCACCACGACGAGCGACATGTTGTTCGGTACCAGCGTGCTCGCCGCCGACTACAACCGCGACGGTCTCGATGACATCGTCGTGGCCGCGCCGCAGCAGGACGTGGCCGGCGAAACCGATGCCGGGCGCATCTACATCATGCGTTTCGACGACCTCGGCAGCGGCGGCGTCAATCTCGCCAGCGATTTCACCGGCACGACCAACAACGCGGGCGCGCCGGTGCCGCGCGACCAGCCGATTTTCGACCGCGTCGAACTCGATTTTCTGGCCGGGCCGGTGCAGCGTCTGGACCAGCTGAACATCGAGTTGACCTACTCGGCCGGATTTTCGTTCGGCGTCGGCAGCAACATTGGCTGGACCTGCACGCCGAGCGTGGTCGAGGCGACCGATCCGGATCGGGTGATGCGCTGCCGCCGCTCTGAACCGATCGCGGTCGGCGAGTCCGCGCCGGCGATCCTCGTCAGCGCGACCCTGCCCTCGGGCAACACCAGCCAGATCACCCAGCTGGTGCGAACCGCCACGGTCTCCTCGGACGTGTTCGACGGGGTGCCCGCGAACAACAGCGTGACCCTGACCGCGACCCTGGCCGCGA from Lysobacterales bacterium includes the following:
- a CDS encoding ABC transporter ATP-binding protein codes for the protein MLTIRNLSKTYPNGVQALKSVTLDIPKGMFGLLGPNGAGKSSLMRTLATLQEADSGEAKLDEIDVLRDKDAVRRVLGYLPQDFGVYPKVSAEDLLDHFAALKGYTNGRERKDVVASLLQQVNLWNVRKQKLGGFSGGMRQRFGIAQALIGSPRLVIVDEPTAGLDPEERNRFLNLLAEIGENVVVILSTHIVEDVTDLCPRMAIINQGQVLLTGEPLEAIRSLDGRVWKKVVSKDELPDVQLRLTVLSTRLVGGRPVVHVLSDTQPEPGFEQVAAGLEDVYFGQLTRHRASLAA
- a CDS encoding GNAT family N-acetyltransferase — protein: MTDTASPKLLADLATLPSLDSERLHLRPIREDDLPDLYAVFADPDVMRYWSTPPMRDLAEARAYLAAIEQQFTERTGFKWAITRRGNDRLIGTTSLFRLDGPHRTGEIGYALGSAHWGNGYAAEAVRRTCQFGFEHLGLRRIEADIDPRNHASIQVIEKAGFQREGVLRERYIYNGEIQDVVYYGLLAREFAR
- a CDS encoding organic hydroperoxide resistance protein; protein product: MTPMKVLYTAHATADGGRDGAVKSSDGMIDVKLNKPKALGGSEAPGTTNPEQLFASGYSACFAGAVAFVAAQKKVALNGIFVTAHVDIGLLEAGGLGLGAQLDVRLPGIDAAVAQELIEAAHQVCPYSKATRNNIDVKLSVVD
- the aceF gene encoding dihydrolipoyllysine-residue acetyltransferase; the protein is MADLKEARVPDLGGSSEVPVIELLVKVGDTVKKDQGLVTLESDKATMEVPSAFAGVVREIKVKLGDALSEGSLVAIIEADAAPVGASPGSRPTPAAPAPLPAPAPAPAPAPATTGREPGLAPTPVAAAHSHDATQLAGNALPYASPSVRLFARELGVDLTKLTGSARGGRISKEDVQNYVKAALAKPAAAAASGGGLGLNLLPWPNVDFSKFGAIETKPLARIKKISGANLARNWAMIPHVTQFDDADITELEAFRVQLNKENEKAGLKLTMLAFLMKAAVAGLKKFPDFNASLDASGEHLTLKQYFHVGFAADTPNGLVVPVIRDVDQKGVFALAKETSELAAKAREGKLAPADMQGGCFSISSLGGIGGTAFTPIINAPEVAILGVSKSSLKPVWNGSSFEPRLMLPLSLSYDHRVIDGAAAARFTAFLAQLLADFRRAML
- the lpdA gene encoding dihydrolipoyl dehydrogenase is translated as MANTIEVKVPDLGGSSEVPVIEVLVKVGDAIKKDQGLVTLESDKATMEVPSSAAGVVRELRVKLGDKLSEGMLVAVLESADTAPVGAPLGATVSPTPTSTSANPATAPQVVAAPVAPKGAPTQSIAASAAPTGRKADLECQIVVIGAGPGGYSAAFRAADLDQNVVLIERYAELGGVCLNVGCIPSKALLHAAKVIDEASHASDYGISFGAPKIELDKLRAYKEKVVKTLNAGLAGMSKQRKVTRVTGVATFVSANEVEVATADGAKLVRFEKAIIAAGSQPVKLPGLRWDDARVMDSTDALALADIPKRLLVIGGGIIGLEMACVFDALGSEVTVVELADQLMPGADLDLVKPLQTRLAKRYAGIHLKTKVTALDAQKDGLHATFEGESMPKTTVFDRVLCAVGRTPNGKKLNADAAGVNVDARGFIAVDKQMRTNVPHIFAIGDIVGQPMLAHKATHEAKVAAENASGHKSEFVARVIPSVAYTDPEIAWVGLTETEAKAKGIAYGKGVFPWAASGRAIGIGRTEGFTKMLYDETTHRVIGVGIVGPHAGDLISEAALAIEMQAEIADVGLTIHPHPTLGETMGLAAEVCEGTVTDLYIPKKR
- a CDS encoding carboxylate-amine ligase yields the protein MSEHIYTFGVEEEFFLAHIDSGAIATRVPTSFQKDVARQLGDRASHELMQSQIEMVTPVCVDGTTLASSVIDSRRVVDAIARRHGLGLVSAGTHPLAEWREQNLTQKPRYRQLVSDFQIIGRRNLLCGLHVHVAPPPDQDRVDVMNRILAFTPIFLALSCSSPFWNRQGTGLMSYRQAAYDEWPRTGIPEFFNGEADYNAFVHQLVQAGVIENASFLWWAARVSAKYPTIELRIADACTDVRDALCIAQLFRCLVRAAVRLPALGRARVSTTRLLIEENRWQAKRHGIAAHFIDETGAAGRMSFGDRLAQFFVLIEEDVAHFDCADAVEQARHILARGTSADLQVAEFKRARDQGATRAEACREVARWLAAHSVPAHTSAPFRPELSPQPSA
- a CDS encoding gamma-glutamyl-gamma-aminobutyrate hydrolase family protein, which gives rise to MSDRVPLIAISPRLLHQVPSELGFRGKKLQFLEQSVSHWLSHAGAIVAMVPTIERGGELRRADLDVDGIAARFDGLFLQGGADLDPRLYGEETRPCTMGVDAVRDRFELDLLRAFERAGKPVLGICRGMQLINIAFGGSLHQDLLLDGVTTESHVISERYDEHGHAMTIRDGGRFADWYGAGRRFRINSIHHQAAKVVAPGFVVEAQADDGVIEAIACQDRARFVVGVQWHPEFHDGRDPQWMDRGPLMQAFLAACAR
- a CDS encoding FG-GAP repeat protein, whose product is MSGRWMIGAWAWMVAGAVQASCSVSSTTQWCFDLAQSPVAFGDSPVADGLLGTALASGDFDGDGERDLAMGQPEPGTADGGKVFILYGNGSYPRATSTSYERVDGLAGNDRFAVSSVRNAETGASLTVGDLNRDGVDDLLVGAPGHDVSSDRCSNLVDERCPDLGGVFVVLSTANGDPRSKQFGAAPFLAHQCFTFPDVVHDGLAFGAAMTLARGVLYVGAPGVGLNLDEDAGFVCELSSPRATATTVSFQEESAFYPSFQTTPNRRAQVGAALAVGRFGHPFLAIGAPYADNGGFSEVGIPILVDDGGINPAPTGFYSQHISWAPAGSGDDDHFGSAMASGDFDGDGDEDLVFAAPDKNAGATDAGRLYLLRNDTGSTLSSPLSMTPDGLINQGDLAGQTAEAGDRFGAAMAAGYVNADGYADLIVGAPGETVSGSGLSNEGFVYVLFGSAGGLTTTGFRSFRALDIGGTTTSDMLFGTSVLAADYNRDGLDDIVVAAPQQDVAGETDAGRIYIMRFDDLGSGGVNLASDFTGTTNNAGAPVPRDQPIFDRVELDFLAGPVQRLDQLNIELTYSAGFSFGVGSNIGWTCTPSVVEATDPDRVMRCRRSEPIAVGESAPAILVSATLPSGNTSQITQLVRTATVSSDVFDGVPANNSVTLTATLAANPQLFADGFE